A region from the Gemmatimonadota bacterium genome encodes:
- the trxB gene encoding thioredoxin-disulfide reductase, whose product MSETRGEKLVIVGSGPAAWTAAIYAARADLEPLVFEGEPSREMIPGGQLMFTTEVENYPGFPEGVTGPEMMQKFREQAERFGTRVVSENVERVELDSHPFRVVPSRSDPVLAGTLIVATGARANWLGLDNEQRLAQSGGGVSACAVCDGALPFYRNRRLAVVGGGDSAMEEALYLTKFASEVVIVHRRDEFRASRIMAERVLEHEKVRVLWNRHVVDVMGDDEITGIRLEDTQSGAQEDLEVGGLFVAIGHTPNTAFLAGQLELDAQGYIQIQERFRTATSVPGVFAAGDVMDSYYRQAITSAGTGCMAALDAERWLAHHGVGEVPVHKAD is encoded by the coding sequence ATGTCGGAGACGCGTGGGGAGAAGCTCGTCATCGTGGGATCGGGCCCCGCGGCCTGGACGGCCGCCATCTATGCGGCCCGTGCCGACCTGGAACCTTTGGTCTTCGAGGGAGAGCCCAGCCGCGAGATGATCCCCGGCGGTCAGCTCATGTTCACCACCGAAGTCGAGAACTACCCGGGTTTCCCCGAGGGCGTCACGGGACCCGAGATGATGCAGAAGTTCCGGGAGCAGGCCGAGCGCTTCGGCACGCGCGTCGTCTCAGAGAACGTGGAGCGCGTGGAGTTGGATTCGCATCCGTTCCGCGTCGTTCCGTCCAGAAGTGACCCTGTGTTGGCCGGTACCCTGATCGTGGCCACGGGGGCTCGCGCGAACTGGTTGGGACTGGACAACGAGCAACGTTTGGCGCAATCGGGGGGCGGCGTCTCCGCCTGCGCCGTCTGTGACGGGGCACTGCCGTTCTACCGGAACCGCCGCCTGGCGGTCGTGGGTGGGGGCGACTCCGCCATGGAGGAGGCGCTCTACCTGACCAAGTTCGCCAGCGAGGTGGTGATCGTTCACCGCCGCGACGAGTTCCGCGCCTCACGCATCATGGCCGAGCGCGTTCTGGAGCACGAGAAAGTGCGTGTGCTCTGGAACCGGCACGTGGTCGACGTGATGGGCGACGACGAGATCACCGGCATTCGCCTGGAGGACACGCAGAGCGGCGCCCAGGAGGATCTCGAGGTCGGGGGACTGTTCGTGGCCATCGGGCATACGCCCAACACCGCTTTTTTGGCGGGGCAACTCGAATTGGACGCCCAGGGCTACATCCAGATCCAGGAGCGCTTCCGCACGGCCACCAGCGTGCCCGGCGTGTTCGCGGCCGGGGACGTGATGGACAGCTACTACCGACAGGCCATCACGTCCGCGGGGACGGGATGCATGGCCGCGCTGGACGCGGAGCGCTGGCTGGCCCACCACGGGGTGGGTGAGGTGCCTGTGCACAAGGCCGACTGA
- the folE gene encoding GTP cyclohydrolase I FolE yields MAHGAGDALDLSGVSFEALVTEMLKRLGEDPSREGLQRTPERVEKAMRFLTKGYGLTPQDALGEGIFEEPHHNMILVKDIEMYSLCEHHMLPFIGKVHLAYIPAGRIIGLSKAARLVEVYARRFQVQERLTEQIAQALWDAIRPQGVGVVVEAFHLCMMMRGVEKQNSKTITSAMRGVFLENAGTRSEFLRYAMTPHGPLDS; encoded by the coding sequence GTGGCGCATGGCGCTGGGGATGCCCTGGACCTCTCCGGGGTGTCCTTCGAGGCGCTGGTGACCGAGATGCTGAAGCGCCTCGGGGAAGACCCGAGTCGAGAAGGGTTGCAGCGCACGCCGGAGCGGGTCGAAAAGGCGATGCGCTTCCTGACCAAGGGCTACGGGCTTACACCGCAGGATGCCCTGGGCGAAGGGATCTTCGAAGAGCCCCACCACAACATGATCCTGGTGAAGGACATCGAGATGTACTCGCTTTGCGAGCATCACATGCTGCCCTTCATCGGGAAGGTCCACCTGGCCTACATCCCCGCGGGCCGGATCATCGGGCTGAGCAAGGCGGCTCGTCTGGTGGAGGTCTACGCACGGCGCTTCCAGGTGCAGGAGCGGCTTACCGAGCAGATCGCCCAGGCCCTCTGGGATGCCATTCGGCCCCAGGGCGTGGGTGTGGTGGTGGAGGCGTTCCACCTCTGCATGATGATGCGGGGGGTGGAGAAGCAGAACTCCAAGACCATCACCTCGGCCATGCGGGGGGTGTTCCTGGAGAATGCCGGTACGCGCAGCGAATTCCTGCGCTATGCCATGACCCCTCACGGTCCCCTCGACTCCTGA
- a CDS encoding NAD(P)/FAD-dependent oxidoreductase gives MAPTIRDLIIIGGGPTGLFGAFYAGLRGLSTTIIDSLPDLGGQLSALYPEKYVFDVGGIPKILAKDLARDLVKQGLQFGAETILDEELLGLVREDDHFRLVGRTGEHRARALLVAGGKGAFEPRHLDVPGYQELLGRGIVYAVKDPELYRGKRVVIVGGGDSALDWTLALQDVAEQVVLLHRREGFRAHEQSVQALHQAVASGRVDLRTFHEVRCVEGGEQVEWVTVFDNRTDAEDRVAADALLCFLGFKPDLGPIREWGLEIRKNRIVVSSLMETNLPGVYAAGDIVDYEGKLDLIATGFAEAAIAVNNAARWLDPSARVAPGHSTNLKIFEDK, from the coding sequence ATGGCTCCCACGATCCGCGATCTGATCATCATCGGCGGCGGCCCCACCGGCCTCTTCGGCGCGTTCTACGCCGGGCTGCGCGGCCTCTCCACCACCATTATCGACTCCCTGCCCGATCTGGGTGGGCAGCTCAGCGCGCTGTACCCCGAGAAGTACGTCTTCGACGTCGGCGGCATCCCCAAGATCCTGGCCAAGGACCTGGCGCGCGACCTGGTGAAGCAGGGACTCCAGTTCGGAGCCGAGACCATCCTCGACGAGGAGCTGCTTGGCCTTGTCCGGGAAGACGACCACTTCCGCCTGGTGGGGCGCACCGGTGAGCACCGCGCCCGGGCGTTGCTGGTCGCCGGTGGAAAGGGCGCCTTCGAGCCCCGCCACCTCGACGTTCCGGGATATCAGGAGCTGCTGGGCCGAGGCATCGTGTACGCGGTCAAGGATCCCGAGCTCTACCGTGGCAAGCGTGTCGTGATCGTGGGCGGCGGCGACTCCGCCCTCGATTGGACCCTGGCCCTCCAGGACGTGGCCGAGCAGGTCGTGCTCCTCCACCGGCGCGAAGGATTCCGAGCCCACGAGCAGTCGGTGCAGGCGCTGCACCAGGCGGTGGCCTCGGGCCGCGTGGACCTGCGGACCTTCCACGAGGTGCGCTGCGTGGAGGGCGGGGAACAGGTGGAGTGGGTCACCGTATTCGACAACCGAACCGACGCCGAGGATCGGGTTGCCGCGGATGCACTCCTCTGTTTCCTCGGCTTCAAGCCGGACCTGGGCCCCATCCGCGAGTGGGGTCTGGAGATCCGCAAGAACCGGATCGTCGTGAGCTCGCTGATGGAGACCAACCTGCCGGGCGTCTATGCGGCCGGTGACATCGTCGACTACGAGGGCAAGCTGGACCTGATCGCCACCGGATTCGCGGAGGCGGCCATCGCCGTCAACAACGCGGCGCGCTGGCTGGATCCGTCGGCGCGCGTCGCCCCCGGCCATTCCACCAATCTGAAGATCTTCGAGGACAAGTGA
- a CDS encoding serine hydrolase — protein sequence MRQGSLVGLAFLGICAAACGEGPTTPRPSPNVPTAAPRDTTVLEGLSRVRLYRLVDRLAAGRHGEVHSLIVQRNGVPVIEEYFSGGGAPLPHSLQSVTKSFGSALLGIAIDKGLVSDVDERVLDFFPQWDEELRRDARRDRMRLKDILTMRTGTDYHEEGPDAPHWELNSLPTGWDLYWLRRRMIREPGSFWQYDSGGVIALSSILKHRTGVHADVLADRWLFQPLGINEARWFTNQEGHPHLGGGLSLTTRSMAKFGQLYLQGGTWNGQQIVSQEWIQASWERHVDFQVPATSSQHIRWYGYLWWILEPDPDGAGVQDIYAAVGAGGQFIFVIPEHQMVVAVTSDVQRGEQWTPVTWLYSDILPALLR from the coding sequence ATGAGGCAGGGGTCGCTCGTGGGCCTCGCGTTCCTGGGGATCTGCGCCGCGGCCTGCGGGGAGGGGCCGACGACACCGCGCCCGAGCCCGAATGTGCCCACTGCGGCACCGCGGGACACGACGGTGCTCGAAGGTCTGAGCCGGGTGCGGCTCTACCGCCTGGTCGATCGGCTGGCCGCCGGGCGACACGGCGAGGTGCACAGCCTCATCGTCCAGCGAAACGGGGTGCCGGTCATCGAAGAGTACTTCTCCGGAGGAGGGGCGCCCCTCCCCCATTCCCTCCAGTCCGTGACCAAGAGCTTCGGCTCGGCCCTGCTCGGAATCGCGATCGACAAGGGGCTCGTTTCGGATGTGGATGAGCGCGTGTTGGACTTCTTCCCGCAATGGGACGAAGAGCTACGTCGGGATGCCCGACGGGATCGGATGCGGCTGAAGGACATCCTCACGATGCGGACCGGAACGGACTACCACGAGGAGGGACCGGACGCCCCGCACTGGGAGCTCAACAGCTTGCCGACCGGATGGGACCTCTATTGGCTCCGCCGTCGCATGATCCGGGAGCCTGGGAGCTTCTGGCAGTACGACTCGGGCGGCGTGATCGCCCTGTCCAGCATCCTCAAGCACCGCACCGGTGTGCACGCGGATGTGCTCGCCGACCGCTGGCTCTTCCAACCACTGGGGATCAACGAGGCGCGCTGGTTCACGAACCAGGAAGGGCATCCGCACCTCGGAGGCGGGCTCTCCCTCACCACACGCAGCATGGCCAAGTTCGGGCAGCTCTACCTGCAGGGCGGCACCTGGAATGGCCAGCAGATCGTCTCCCAGGAGTGGATCCAGGCCTCCTGGGAGCGGCACGTCGACTTCCAGGTGCCCGCGACCTCGAGTCAACACATCCGCTGGTACGGATATCTCTGGTGGATCCTGGAGCCGGACCCGGACGGCGCTGGAGTCCAGGACATCTACGCGGCCGTCGGCGCCGGGGGTCAGTTCATCTTCGTGATCCCGGAGCACCAGATGGTTGTGGCCGTCACGAGCGATGTGCAGCGCGGCGAGCAATGGACTCCCGTCACCTGGCTCTACTCGGACATCCTGCCCGCGCTGCTGCGCTGA
- the queD gene encoding 6-carboxytetrahydropterin synthase QueD translates to MYTVSARTHYDAAHFLRNYKGKCENLHGHRYVVEATVRTERLNESGIAFDFVELKRHLREIAGRLDHRLINELPPFDVWETSAENQARYFYEELQKLLPPDIAGGLVHTRVWETPDQCAQYEP, encoded by the coding sequence ATGTACACCGTCAGCGCCCGCACGCACTACGACGCGGCCCATTTCCTCCGCAACTACAAGGGGAAGTGCGAGAACCTCCATGGCCACCGCTACGTGGTCGAGGCGACCGTGCGCACCGAGCGACTGAACGAGAGCGGAATCGCCTTCGACTTCGTCGAGCTCAAGCGCCACCTGCGGGAGATCGCCGGCCGCCTCGACCACCGGCTGATCAACGAACTGCCGCCCTTCGACGTTTGGGAGACCAGCGCGGAGAACCAGGCACGGTACTTCTACGAGGAGTTGCAGAAGCTGCTGCCGCCGGACATCGCGGGGGGGCTGGTCCACACGAGGGTCTGGGAGACGCCCGACCAATGTGCCCAGTACGAGCCTTGA
- a CDS encoding SDR family oxidoreductase, producing MSEGNHKVALITGGAVRVGAALSLGFAEAGYHVAVNYHKSDGEARALARRIGKLGRRVALLQGSVASEDDAQRMIDEAERELGRLDVLVNSASVFREAQLLSIDATEWDEVMAVNLRGPFLMAKFAERLLRVSRGSIINIVDVSALRPWARYPHHSVSKAALLHLTKVMAKAFAPHVRVNAIAPGTVLPPEGSPPQELERERRKTLLDRLGSPDDVVQAALFLAGASYVTGDVILVDGGLALGS from the coding sequence ATGTCGGAGGGCAACCACAAGGTGGCGCTGATCACGGGCGGCGCCGTGCGCGTGGGAGCGGCGCTGTCGTTGGGATTCGCGGAAGCGGGCTATCACGTCGCCGTCAACTACCACAAGTCCGACGGCGAAGCTCGTGCGTTGGCGCGCCGCATCGGCAAGTTGGGGCGTCGGGTCGCGCTTCTGCAGGGGAGTGTGGCGAGCGAAGACGACGCCCAGCGCATGATCGACGAGGCAGAGCGTGAGCTCGGACGCCTCGACGTCCTGGTCAACAGCGCGTCGGTGTTTCGGGAAGCGCAACTGCTGTCGATCGACGCGACCGAGTGGGACGAGGTGATGGCCGTCAACCTGCGGGGGCCCTTCCTCATGGCCAAGTTCGCCGAGCGGCTGCTGCGGGTGTCCCGGGGCTCCATCATCAACATCGTCGACGTCTCTGCGTTGCGCCCCTGGGCCCGCTATCCCCACCACTCCGTGTCGAAGGCCGCCTTGCTGCATCTGACCAAGGTGATGGCCAAGGCCTTCGCTCCCCATGTGCGCGTCAACGCGATCGCGCCGGGCACGGTGTTGCCCCCCGAGGGCAGCCCCCCGCAGGAGTTGGAACGCGAGCGGCGGAAGACGCTGCTCGACCGTCTGGGCTCACCGGACGACGTCGTTCAGGCGGCACTATTCCTGGCGGGAGCGTCCTACGTCACCGGAGACGTGATCCTGGTCGACGGAGGGCTGGCGCTGGGGAGCTAG
- a CDS encoding class II fumarate hydratase: MSSSMRTERDSLGEVQVPADALYGAQTQRAVENFPISGRPFGRRFIEALGLIKRAAAEANLELDGLDEKLAAAIVQAATEVSEGRWDEHFPIDVYQTGSGTSTNMNANEVIATRATQILGGTPRVHPNDHVNMAQSSNDVIPTAIHLSGSLAIHRDLLPALDELASALEAKATAFDDIVKSGRTHLMDATPVRLGQEFGGYAAQVRRGIERARRAAEELSELALGGTAVGTGINTHPRFAGLTIARLAAATGLPFREADNHFEAQGGRDAVVSASGALNTVAVSLMKIADDIRWLASGPTSGLAEIQLPAVQPGSSIMPGKVNPVLSEALMMVCARVAGNHTTITVGGGRGNFELNVMMPVMVEALLESITLLAGGARAFTRRCVVGIEANRERIRALLELNPAIATALNLHIGYDRAAEVAKEAAKRGASVREIVREKGLLPEDQLDHALDVRSMTEPGLPGS; this comes from the coding sequence ATGAGTTCGAGCATGCGCACCGAGCGCGACTCCCTCGGTGAGGTACAGGTTCCCGCTGACGCGCTCTACGGGGCGCAGACGCAGCGCGCGGTGGAGAACTTCCCCATCAGCGGGCGCCCGTTCGGCCGCCGCTTCATCGAGGCGTTGGGCCTGATCAAGCGGGCGGCTGCTGAAGCCAACCTGGAGTTGGATGGCCTGGACGAGAAGCTGGCGGCTGCCATCGTGCAGGCGGCCACAGAGGTGAGCGAGGGGCGTTGGGACGAGCACTTCCCCATCGACGTGTACCAGACGGGATCTGGAACGTCGACGAACATGAATGCGAACGAGGTCATCGCCACGCGCGCCACACAGATCCTCGGTGGCACACCGCGTGTGCACCCGAACGACCACGTCAACATGGCGCAGTCGTCGAACGACGTGATCCCGACCGCCATCCATCTCTCGGGTTCGCTGGCAATCCACCGCGACCTGCTTCCCGCGCTCGACGAGCTGGCCTCGGCGCTGGAGGCCAAGGCCACGGCCTTCGACGACATCGTGAAGTCCGGGCGCACCCACCTCATGGACGCCACTCCCGTGCGGTTGGGGCAGGAGTTCGGCGGGTATGCCGCCCAGGTGCGGAGGGGCATCGAGCGCGCGCGGCGCGCGGCAGAAGAGTTGAGTGAGCTCGCCCTCGGTGGAACGGCGGTGGGGACGGGGATCAACACGCACCCGCGTTTCGCCGGGCTCACCATCGCGCGCCTCGCTGCGGCGACGGGCCTGCCCTTCCGGGAGGCGGACAACCACTTCGAAGCGCAGGGCGGTCGCGATGCCGTCGTCAGCGCGTCGGGCGCGCTCAACACGGTCGCGGTCTCACTGATGAAGATCGCGGACGACATCCGTTGGTTGGCCAGTGGACCGACGTCGGGCCTCGCGGAGATCCAGCTGCCGGCGGTGCAGCCGGGAAGCTCTATCATGCCCGGAAAGGTCAATCCAGTGCTGAGCGAGGCGCTGATGATGGTGTGTGCTCGGGTCGCGGGGAACCACACGACCATCACGGTCGGCGGAGGACGCGGCAACTTCGAGCTCAACGTGATGATGCCGGTGATGGTCGAAGCGCTCCTCGAGTCCATCACACTCCTGGCCGGTGGCGCCCGCGCGTTCACGCGGCGGTGCGTGGTGGGGATCGAGGCCAACCGGGAGCGCATCCGGGCCCTACTCGAACTCAATCCTGCGATCGCGACGGCGCTCAACCTCCACATCGGCTACGACCGGGCCGCGGAGGTGGCCAAGGAGGCTGCCAAACGGGGTGCTTCCGTCCGGGAGATCGTGCGGGAGAAGGGCTTGCTACCCGAAGACCAGCTCGACCATGCCCTCGACGTGCGGTCCATGACCGAGCCCGGACTGCCCGGGAGCTGA
- a CDS encoding SDR family oxidoreductase, giving the protein MRDRTVLITGATQGIGAATAERLAAAGARLVLTARRAERLEEGAARLGCDWVAVDLDAPGGVAALMAGVRDRIGGVPDAVVHAAGAFVLAGAEATDPGDLERMLELNLRVPFALARACLPAMKARGQGHLVHVGSVAGRKAFPGNAGYSASKFGLRGLHEVLVEELAGTGVRSTLIEPAAVDTPLWDPIDPDTDPHLPSRSRMLQPADVADVVFFALTRPDSVVVPLIQVQRA; this is encoded by the coding sequence ATGAGGGACCGGACCGTGTTGATCACGGGGGCCACGCAGGGCATCGGTGCAGCCACCGCGGAGCGGCTTGCTGCGGCCGGTGCGCGCCTGGTCCTGACCGCCCGACGGGCGGAGCGCCTCGAGGAGGGGGCCGCACGGCTGGGATGCGATTGGGTGGCGGTGGACCTGGATGCCCCCGGTGGCGTCGCCGCCTTGATGGCGGGGGTCCGGGACCGGATCGGCGGCGTGCCGGATGCGGTGGTGCATGCGGCGGGCGCCTTCGTCCTCGCCGGGGCCGAGGCGACGGATCCTGGGGACCTCGAGCGCATGCTGGAGCTGAACCTGCGCGTGCCCTTCGCCCTGGCCCGGGCCTGCCTGCCCGCGATGAAGGCGCGGGGACAGGGCCACCTGGTGCACGTGGGGTCGGTGGCCGGGCGCAAGGCGTTTCCCGGCAACGCCGGCTACTCGGCGTCCAAGTTCGGCCTTCGGGGCTTGCACGAGGTCCTTGTCGAGGAGCTGGCTGGAACCGGCGTTCGCTCTACGTTGATCGAGCCGGCTGCGGTCGACACGCCCCTGTGGGATCCCATCGATCCGGATACCGACCCGCATCTCCCGTCCCGGAGCCGGATGCTGCAGCCGGCAGACGTGGCCGACGTCGTGTTCTTTGCTCTGACGCGGCCGGACTCGGTCGTGGTCCCTCTCATCCAGGTCCAGCGAGCCTGA
- a CDS encoding SDR family oxidoreductase, which produces MSLDQHIAFVTGGTKGIGRAVVERLLAEGARVGFCARSRAEVGQMASELEPRHPGRVFGTDCDVRDATQVARAIGEVASRLGGLSVLVNNAGVGVFAPLGELSAEDWHLQIETNLSGVFHCSQAALPHLKAAEGAWIINVGSLASRNAFAGGVGYNASKFGLLGMTEAMMLDLRYDDIRVSLVMPGSVNTEFRGRAVEADTWRLTSEDVARAVVDLLHYPANAHVSRVELRPSQPPRK; this is translated from the coding sequence ATGAGCCTGGACCAGCACATCGCTTTCGTCACTGGCGGCACCAAGGGGATCGGCCGCGCCGTGGTGGAGCGGCTCCTGGCTGAAGGTGCCCGAGTGGGTTTCTGCGCCCGCTCTCGCGCCGAGGTCGGCCAGATGGCCTCGGAGTTGGAGCCGCGCCATCCCGGTCGGGTGTTCGGGACCGACTGCGACGTCCGGGACGCCACTCAGGTGGCGCGGGCCATCGGCGAAGTGGCGAGTCGCCTGGGCGGTCTCTCTGTCCTCGTCAACAATGCGGGCGTGGGCGTCTTCGCCCCCCTCGGGGAACTCAGCGCCGAAGACTGGCACCTGCAGATCGAAACGAACCTCAGCGGCGTGTTCCATTGCTCCCAGGCTGCCCTGCCGCACTTGAAGGCCGCCGAGGGCGCCTGGATCATCAACGTGGGGTCGCTCGCGAGCCGCAACGCGTTTGCCGGGGGGGTCGGCTACAATGCGTCCAAGTTCGGTTTGCTCGGCATGACCGAGGCGATGATGCTCGATCTCCGCTACGATGACATCCGAGTGAGCCTGGTGATGCCGGGGAGCGTCAACACGGAATTCCGCGGTCGTGCCGTCGAGGCCGACACCTGGAGGTTGACGTCCGAGGACGTGGCCCGGGCGGTCGTCGATCTGTTGCACTACCCGGCCAATGCCCACGTCAGTCGGGTCGAGCTCCGGCCCTCGCAGCCTCCCCGGAAGTGA
- a CDS encoding OsmC family protein, whose translation MSSPEGRSDPIRRVRLTWTGRSDVFEGTAGGQPITLDSDGVEGPSPTQALLLSLAGCMAVDVRMILEKSRVPLTALEVEVAGRRAEKPPRRFLAIDLTFRLTGPTEANRKRIDRAVQLSRDRYCSVMHSLAPDIAIGIDVLLETPAGAAP comes from the coding sequence GTGAGCTCGCCTGAGGGGCGATCCGACCCCATCAGACGCGTCCGGCTGACCTGGACCGGCCGGAGCGACGTATTCGAAGGCACGGCCGGTGGGCAGCCGATCACGCTGGACAGTGACGGGGTCGAGGGACCGTCGCCCACCCAGGCCCTGCTGCTGTCGCTCGCGGGATGCATGGCCGTAGACGTGCGTATGATCCTGGAGAAGTCTCGGGTCCCTCTGACCGCACTCGAGGTCGAGGTGGCGGGCCGCCGGGCGGAGAAACCCCCGCGGCGCTTTCTCGCCATCGACCTGACCTTCCGCCTGACCGGACCTACGGAGGCGAATCGCAAGCGGATCGACCGGGCCGTCCAGCTCTCCCGCGATCGGTACTGCAGCGTCATGCACTCGCTGGCTCCGGATATCGCCATCGGGATCGACGTCTTGTTGGAGACCCCCGCCGGGGCCGCACCTTGA
- a CDS encoding MlaD family protein, which produces MRRKEVLVGLVIVLATALAVGGTLFLKGASLRRNTVMVDAVLSEAGQLARGNGVKFRGVNIGRVEDIQVEPSGEAVRVSMLVQRDVKLPADAGALVSPESMFGDWQVEIVSRAAFPRYSFLNLEGVEALPGHTLPDLSRLTAAADEIADNLTVLTDRVELAFTEETARNLARAIDNIGAVSDELNRLVSQQAQSVAQLTDEVASTAGQVGAASDEAGATFARINRMLDSGAADSTLFDARQTLASLRAASARLDSTLVRVDRSMVAGESALERFDRIGAQIEAGQGTLGLLLSNNELAVRAEAVLTQLDLLLADFRDNPKRYVRLSIF; this is translated from the coding sequence GTGAGACGCAAGGAAGTCCTGGTCGGGCTGGTGATCGTCCTGGCCACCGCGCTGGCGGTGGGGGGGACGCTGTTCCTGAAGGGTGCGTCCTTGCGCCGCAACACGGTGATGGTGGACGCCGTGCTGTCGGAAGCGGGTCAGCTCGCCCGGGGCAATGGCGTCAAGTTCCGCGGAGTGAACATCGGGCGCGTGGAGGACATCCAGGTCGAGCCGTCGGGCGAGGCCGTGCGGGTCTCGATGTTGGTACAACGCGACGTGAAGCTCCCCGCGGACGCCGGAGCACTGGTCTCGCCCGAGTCGATGTTCGGCGACTGGCAGGTGGAGATCGTCTCGCGCGCAGCGTTCCCTCGGTATTCGTTCCTCAATCTCGAGGGTGTTGAAGCCCTGCCGGGTCACACTCTCCCCGACCTCTCCCGACTCACCGCGGCTGCCGACGAGATCGCGGATAACCTGACGGTGCTCACCGATCGCGTCGAGCTGGCCTTCACGGAAGAGACGGCGCGCAACCTCGCCCGTGCCATCGACAACATCGGTGCGGTAAGCGACGAGCTGAATCGGCTGGTGAGTCAACAGGCGCAATCCGTCGCTCAACTCACCGACGAGGTGGCTTCGACCGCAGGGCAGGTGGGCGCTGCCTCGGACGAGGCCGGGGCCACGTTCGCCCGCATCAACCGGATGCTGGACTCGGGCGCCGCCGACTCGACCTTGTTCGACGCGCGTCAGACACTCGCCAGCCTGCGCGCGGCCTCCGCCCGCCTCGACTCCACCCTGGTGCGGGTGGATCGCTCGATGGTGGCGGGCGAGTCCGCGCTGGAGCGCTTCGACCGCATCGGCGCCCAGATCGAGGCCGGGCAGGGGACCCTTGGTCTGCTGCTCTCCAACAACGAGTTGGCCGTGCGCGCCGAAGCCGTTCTCACCCAGCTCGACTTGCTGCTCGCCGATTTCCGGGACAACCCGAAGCGCTACGTGAGGCTGTCCATCTTCTAG
- a CDS encoding tetratricopeptide repeat protein, giving the protein MNWLKKLIGGTSGPGGVDYYAEALVLLDAGNLHEALTSFRLALKQSPGDPLVLQQIAIAYTRMGLLDEAAKTYRHVLQKDPTEAGAHYGLAFLLLRTGLSAAAADHLRSFLAYAPHDPAVASHVEHARATLDALAEADGEAGSKRELA; this is encoded by the coding sequence ATGAACTGGCTGAAGAAGCTCATTGGCGGTACGAGCGGACCAGGAGGCGTCGACTACTACGCCGAGGCGCTGGTACTCCTCGACGCGGGTAACCTGCACGAAGCGCTGACCTCGTTCAGGCTCGCGCTCAAGCAGTCGCCCGGGGACCCACTGGTTCTGCAGCAGATCGCGATCGCCTACACGCGCATGGGTCTGCTGGACGAGGCCGCCAAGACCTACCGGCACGTCCTCCAGAAGGACCCGACCGAGGCCGGAGCCCACTACGGCCTGGCGTTCCTGCTCCTGCGGACCGGCCTCAGCGCAGCCGCAGCGGATCACCTCCGTTCGTTCCTGGCGTACGCGCCCCACGATCCAGCGGTGGCGTCCCACGTCGAGCACGCTCGCGCGACGCTCGACGCGCTGGCGGAAGCGGACGGCGAGGCCGGGTCCAAGCGTGAGCTCGCCTGA
- a CDS encoding 6-carboxytetrahydropterin synthase translates to MPIVRVTRRLHFSAAHRLHRPEWSDEQNQAVFGDCSNPQWHGHNYEIDVTVEGPVDPETGFVLDLKRLKRAVQDHVLTDVDHKNLNTEVSWLAGINPTTENVAVAMWHRIRDHLPGGVRLVRLKLWETPRNYVEYDGR, encoded by the coding sequence ATGCCGATCGTTCGGGTTACGCGGCGGCTCCACTTCAGCGCTGCCCATCGCTTGCACCGCCCCGAGTGGTCGGACGAGCAGAACCAAGCCGTCTTCGGGGACTGCTCCAACCCTCAGTGGCACGGACACAACTATGAGATCGACGTGACCGTGGAAGGGCCGGTCGACCCGGAGACCGGTTTCGTGTTGGATCTGAAGCGACTCAAGCGGGCGGTCCAGGACCACGTGCTGACGGACGTGGATCATAAGAACCTGAACACCGAGGTCTCCTGGCTCGCCGGGATCAATCCCACCACCGAGAACGTGGCCGTGGCCATGTGGCACCGAATCCGGGATCACCTGCCCGGTGGCGTGCGGCTGGTCCGCCTCAAACTTTGGGAGACGCCCCGCAATTATGTCGAATACGACGGACGCTAG